The following coding sequences are from one Strix uralensis isolate ZFMK-TIS-50842 chromosome 6, bStrUra1, whole genome shotgun sequence window:
- the SLC4A3 gene encoding anion exchange protein 3 isoform X2, whose amino-acid sequence MTTLQEGEEAANGLDGGSSPEVVISTRIRNSLGYEDFDEFAFNFEDYDLWEAIRNHLGYPGGELTCHRFEDNPGVRRHLMKKPSRSQITRTSKKLASTPSVKKKKKKKKLDRKPHEVFVELNELVVDKNQEMHWRETARWIKFEEDVEEDTARWGKPHVASLSFRSLLELRKTIAHGAVLLDLEQTTLPGIAHLMVETMIISDQIRAEDRANVLRALLLKHSHPNDEKEGFFPRNHSSSSMNSIVGNHHHNHTTDTCVPLMGEERIEMADPKANETECKEKNLHLHNTEGHRKYLKLMEKIPEDAEATVVLVGCVQFLEQPTMAFVRLNEAVFLESVLEVPIPVRFIFVLLGPSQANMDYHEIGRSISTLMSDKHFHEAAYMADDRQDLLNAINEFLDCSIVIPPSEVEGKDLLKSIATFQKLLLRKRKEREQKSMKEGAVQEAKELCEVKAEEEEEEAEDDPLKRTGIFFGGLVRDIKRRYPKYLSDIRDALHSQCLAAVLFIYFAALSPAITFGGLLGEKTEGLMGVSELIISTSVLGILFSLLGAQPLLVIGFSGPLLVFEEAFYKFCQTQGIEYLTGRVWIGLWLIVFIFIIVAAEGSFLVRYISPFTQEIFAFLISLIFIYETFYKLYKVFAEHPLLKVYPPNAQSGLNASMLSADAMSLGIRMQPNTALLSLILMLGTFFIAFFMRKFKNSRFLGGKARRIIGDFGIPISILVMVLVDYTITDTYTQKLNVPSGLSVTSPHKRGWFIHPMGSSGTFPMWMMFASAIPALLVFILIFMETQITTLIVSKKERKLLKGSGFHLDLLLIGTMGGLCALFGLPWLTAATVRSVTHVNALTVMSKAIAPGEKPKIEEVKEQRVTGVLIATLVGLSIVMGNMLRQIPLAVLFGIFLYMGVTSLTGIQLYERLLLIFMPSKHHPDHIYVVKVKTWRMNLFTCIQLACIVLLWVVKSTVASLAFPFVLIMTVPLRRFVLPRFFHDRELKALDSEDAEPNFDEDGRDEYNELHMPV is encoded by the exons ATGACAACCCTTcaagagggagaggaggcagcaaaCGGATTGGACGGGGGCAGCAGCCCGGAGGTAGTGATAAGCACCCGCATTCGTAACTCGCTCGGCTATGAAGACTTTGAtgaatttgcttttaattttgaagacTATGATTTATGGGAGGCCATCAGAAACCATCTGGGCTACCCAGGCGGGGAGCTCACCT GCCACCGTTTTGAAGATAACCCTGGTGTGAGGAGGCATCTGATGAAAAAACCGTCTCGGAGTCAGATCACCAGGACAAGCAAAAAATTAGCATCAACTCCATCtgtcaagaaaaagaagaagaagaagaagttgGATAGAAAGCCCCATGAG GTGTTTGTGGAGCTGAATGAGCTGGTGGTGGATAAGAACCAGGAGATGCACTGGAGGGAGACGGCCCGCTGGATCAAGTTTGAGGAGGATGTGGAGGAGGACACAGCAAGGTGGGGGAAACCCCATGTGGCTTCACTGTCCTTCCGCAGCCTGTTGGAGCTCAGGAAGACGATTGCGCATG GTGCCGTCCTCCTTGACCTGGAGCAGACCACTCTGCCTGGCATTGCTCACCTCATGGTGGAGACCATGATCATCTCTGACCAGATCAGAGCAGAAGACCGAGCCAATGTGCTGCGTGCCCTGCTGCTGAAGCACAG CCACCCCAATGATGAGAAAGAGGGCTTCTTCCCGAGGAACCACTCCAGCTCCAGCATGAACTCCATCGTGGggaaccaccaccacaaccacacCACTGACACTTGCGTGCCCCTCATGGGGGAAGAGCGCATTGAGATGGCCGACCCCAAGGCCAATGAGACCGAATGCAAGGAG AAAAACCTGCATCTCCATAACACTGAGGGCCACCGTAAATACCTGAAGCTAATGGAGAAGATCCCTGAAGATGCGGAGGCCACAGTGGTCCTCGTGG GTTGTGTGCAGTTCCTGGAGCAGCCAACTATGGCCTTTGTCCGACTAAATGAGGCCGTCTTCCTGGAATCTGTCTTGGAGGTCCCGATTCCTGTCAGATTCATCTTTGTGCTGCTGGGACCGAGCCAGGCCAACATGGACTACCATGAAATTGGCCGCTCAATCTCCACCCTCATGTCTGACAAG CACTTCCATGAGGCTGCGTACATGGCAGATGACCGTCAAGACCTCCTCAACGCAATCAATGAGTTCTTGGACTGCAGCATTGTCATCCCCCCAtcagaggtggaggggaaagaCTTGCTTAAGTCCATTGCTACCTTCCAGAAGttgctgctgaggaagaggaaggagagggagcagaagTCCATGAAGGAGGGGGCTGTCCAGGAAGCCAAAG AGCTGTGTGAAGTGaaagctgaggaagaagaggaggaagctGAGGACGACCCTTTGAAGCGGACCGGGATATTTTTTGGAGGTCTGGTTCGGGACATAAAGCGCAGGTACCCCAAATACCTCAGTGACATCAGAGACGCCTTGCACAGCCAGTGTCTCGCGGCCGTTCTCTTCATCTACTTTGCTGCTCTCTCTCCTGCCATCACCTTCGGGGGACTCCTAG GAGAGAAAACTGAGGGTCTCATGGGGGTCTCCGAGCTGATAATCTCCACCTCGGTTTTAGGAATCCTATTCTCCCTGCTTGGAGCCCAGCCACTTCTGGTCATTGGCTTCTCAGGGCCTCTGCTGGTGTTTGAAGAAGCTTTTTACAAG TTCTGCCAGACACAAGGCATTGAATATCTGACAGGCAGAGTCTGGATTGGTTTGTGGCTCATCGTCTTCATCTTTATTATCGTGGCAGCTGAGGGAAGCTTCTTGGTGCGCTACATCTCGCCCTTCACCCAGGAGATCTTTGCTTTCCTCATTTCCCTCATCTTTATCTACGAGACCTTCTACAAACTGTACAAG GTGTTTGCAGAACATCCCCTGCTGAAGGTCTACCCACCAAATGCGCAGAGTGGCCTCAATGCCAGCATGCTCTCCGCGGATGCGATGTCCCTGGGAATCAGGATGCAGCCCaacactgctctcctctccctcatcCTCATGCTGGGCACCTTCTTCATTGCCTTCTTTATGCGCAAGTTCAAGAACAGCCGTTTCTTAGGAGGAAAG GCTCGGCGGATCATCGGAGACTTCGGgatccccatctccatcctggTTATGGTGCTGGTGGATTACACCATCACTGACACATACACGCAG AAGCTGAATGTCCCCTCTGGCCTGTCGGTCACATCTCCTCACAAGCGTGGCTGGTTTATTCACCCAATGGGCAGCAGTGGGACCTTTCCAATGTGGATGATGTTTGCCTCTGCCATTCCTGCCCTCCTGGTCTTCATTCTTATCTTCATGGAGACACAGATCACGAC GCTGATTGTAAGCAAGAAGGAGAGAAAGCTGCTAAAAGGCTCTGGCTTCCATCTGGACCTGCTGCTCATTGGCACTATGGGGGGACTTTGTGCACTCTTCGGGCTGCCCTGGCTGACCGCAGCAACGGTGCGCTCCGTCACCCATGTCAATGCCCTGACAGTCATGAGCAAGGCCATTGCACCAGGAGAGAAGCCCAAGATtgaggaggtgaaggagcagcgTGTGACTGGAGTGCTCATTGCTACCCTCGTCG GTCTGTCCATTGTGATGGGGAACATGCTGCGGCAGATCCCACTAGCTGTGCTCTTCGGCATCTTCCTCTACATGGGGGTTACTTCGCTCACTGGCATCCAGCTCTACGAGCGGCTACTCCTGATCTTCATGCCATCCAAGCACCACCCTGACCACATCTATGTTGTCAAG GTGAAGACCTGGAGAATGAATCTCTTTACCTGCATTCAACTGGCCTGCATTGTGCTGCTCTGGGTGGTAAAATCTACAGTGGCATCCCTGGCCTTCCCCTTCGTCCTGATCATGACAGTGCCATTGCGACGCTTCGTGCTGCCCCGCTTCTTCCATGACAGGGAGCTCAAAGCG tTGGACTCGGAGGATGCGGAGCCAAACTTTGACGAGGACGGCCGGGATGAGTACAACGAGCTGCACATGCCTGTGTGA
- the SLC4A3 gene encoding anion exchange protein 3 isoform X1: MAAGESPPIGDVFIDLQQGRDRAEKASPGAEDDEDLDKTLSIERFGDLISKSASSNLEKQRRSYSERDFEFHRQTSHHIHHPLSTHLPSALKFQKRPPRTSRRKKRRRKKKKTSVPPSEVTPTIQEEDEEGGEEEEEEEEEEEEEGESEAEEAQEKEISAESEGEARGKDTSPKLEPPSKPKFTIGSDEEESGSALAPAQFHVEEECGILSPVPRFNDLLQDKGSASLHSLPGPRERLSRGWEKRKPWGQVASGQRVTYDLKERMCIGSMTTLESAAYQRVPTDEAEAQMLASADLDGMKSHRFEDNPGVRRHLMKKPSRSQITRTSKKLASTPSVKKKKKKKKLDRKPHEVFVELNELVVDKNQEMHWRETARWIKFEEDVEEDTARWGKPHVASLSFRSLLELRKTIAHGAVLLDLEQTTLPGIAHLMVETMIISDQIRAEDRANVLRALLLKHSHPNDEKEGFFPRNHSSSSMNSIVGNHHHNHTTDTCVPLMGEERIEMADPKANETECKEKNLHLHNTEGHRKYLKLMEKIPEDAEATVVLVGCVQFLEQPTMAFVRLNEAVFLESVLEVPIPVRFIFVLLGPSQANMDYHEIGRSISTLMSDKHFHEAAYMADDRQDLLNAINEFLDCSIVIPPSEVEGKDLLKSIATFQKLLLRKRKEREQKSMKEGAVQEAKELCEVKAEEEEEEAEDDPLKRTGIFFGGLVRDIKRRYPKYLSDIRDALHSQCLAAVLFIYFAALSPAITFGGLLGEKTEGLMGVSELIISTSVLGILFSLLGAQPLLVIGFSGPLLVFEEAFYKFCQTQGIEYLTGRVWIGLWLIVFIFIIVAAEGSFLVRYISPFTQEIFAFLISLIFIYETFYKLYKVFAEHPLLKVYPPNAQSGLNASMLSADAMSLGIRMQPNTALLSLILMLGTFFIAFFMRKFKNSRFLGGKARRIIGDFGIPISILVMVLVDYTITDTYTQKLNVPSGLSVTSPHKRGWFIHPMGSSGTFPMWMMFASAIPALLVFILIFMETQITTLIVSKKERKLLKGSGFHLDLLLIGTMGGLCALFGLPWLTAATVRSVTHVNALTVMSKAIAPGEKPKIEEVKEQRVTGVLIATLVGLSIVMGNMLRQIPLAVLFGIFLYMGVTSLTGIQLYERLLLIFMPSKHHPDHIYVVKVKTWRMNLFTCIQLACIVLLWVVKSTVASLAFPFVLIMTVPLRRFVLPRFFHDRELKALDSEDAEPNFDEDGRDEYNELHMPV; the protein is encoded by the exons ATGGCAGCTGGAGAGTCCCCTCCCATAGGAGATGTCTTCATCGACCTGCAGCAG GGCAGAGATCGCGCAGAGAAAGCCTCTCCTGGTGCCGAGGACGATGAGGACTTGGATAAGACTTTGTCAATCGAGAGATTTGGGGACCTGATAAGCAAGTCAGCATCAAGCAATCTGGAGAAGCAAAGACGCAGCTACAGTGAGAGAGATTTTGAAT tccACCGCCAAACCTCGCACCACATCCATCATCCCCTTTCCACTCACCTCCCTTCTGCCCTCAAGTTCCAAAAGAGGCCCCCCCGCACCAGCcggaggaaaaaaagaaggaggaaaaagaagaaaacctcgGTACCCCCCTCGGAGGTCACCCCCACCATCCAAGAAGAGGACgaggaggggggagaagaggaggaagaagaagaagaagaagaagaggaagaaggagaatCTGAGGCAGAGGAGGCCCAGGAGAAAGAGATCTCTGCAGAGTCTGAGGGCGAAGCTCGTGGGAAAGACACGTCCCCTAAGCTGGAGCCCCCAAGCAAACCAAAG TTCACCATCGGCAGTGATGAGGAGGAGTCTGGCAGCGCTCTGGCCCCCGCGCAGTTCCACGTGGAGGAGGAGTGTGGCATCCTGTCCCCCGTGCCACGCTTCAACGACCTGCTGCAGGACAAGGGCTCTGCCTCCCTCCACAG CCTCCCTGGGCCTCGGGAACGTCTGTCTCGCGGGTGGGAGAAGCGCAAGCCCTGGGGCCAGGTGGCGAGTGGACAACGGGTTACCTATGACTTGAAGGAGAGGATGTGCATCGGCAGCATGACCACACTGGAGAGTGCAGCATACCAGCGTGTCCCCACGGACGAGGCTGAGGCCCAGATGCTGGCGTCCGCTGACTTGGACGGCATGAAAA GCCACCGTTTTGAAGATAACCCTGGTGTGAGGAGGCATCTGATGAAAAAACCGTCTCGGAGTCAGATCACCAGGACAAGCAAAAAATTAGCATCAACTCCATCtgtcaagaaaaagaagaagaagaagaagttgGATAGAAAGCCCCATGAG GTGTTTGTGGAGCTGAATGAGCTGGTGGTGGATAAGAACCAGGAGATGCACTGGAGGGAGACGGCCCGCTGGATCAAGTTTGAGGAGGATGTGGAGGAGGACACAGCAAGGTGGGGGAAACCCCATGTGGCTTCACTGTCCTTCCGCAGCCTGTTGGAGCTCAGGAAGACGATTGCGCATG GTGCCGTCCTCCTTGACCTGGAGCAGACCACTCTGCCTGGCATTGCTCACCTCATGGTGGAGACCATGATCATCTCTGACCAGATCAGAGCAGAAGACCGAGCCAATGTGCTGCGTGCCCTGCTGCTGAAGCACAG CCACCCCAATGATGAGAAAGAGGGCTTCTTCCCGAGGAACCACTCCAGCTCCAGCATGAACTCCATCGTGGggaaccaccaccacaaccacacCACTGACACTTGCGTGCCCCTCATGGGGGAAGAGCGCATTGAGATGGCCGACCCCAAGGCCAATGAGACCGAATGCAAGGAG AAAAACCTGCATCTCCATAACACTGAGGGCCACCGTAAATACCTGAAGCTAATGGAGAAGATCCCTGAAGATGCGGAGGCCACAGTGGTCCTCGTGG GTTGTGTGCAGTTCCTGGAGCAGCCAACTATGGCCTTTGTCCGACTAAATGAGGCCGTCTTCCTGGAATCTGTCTTGGAGGTCCCGATTCCTGTCAGATTCATCTTTGTGCTGCTGGGACCGAGCCAGGCCAACATGGACTACCATGAAATTGGCCGCTCAATCTCCACCCTCATGTCTGACAAG CACTTCCATGAGGCTGCGTACATGGCAGATGACCGTCAAGACCTCCTCAACGCAATCAATGAGTTCTTGGACTGCAGCATTGTCATCCCCCCAtcagaggtggaggggaaagaCTTGCTTAAGTCCATTGCTACCTTCCAGAAGttgctgctgaggaagaggaaggagagggagcagaagTCCATGAAGGAGGGGGCTGTCCAGGAAGCCAAAG AGCTGTGTGAAGTGaaagctgaggaagaagaggaggaagctGAGGACGACCCTTTGAAGCGGACCGGGATATTTTTTGGAGGTCTGGTTCGGGACATAAAGCGCAGGTACCCCAAATACCTCAGTGACATCAGAGACGCCTTGCACAGCCAGTGTCTCGCGGCCGTTCTCTTCATCTACTTTGCTGCTCTCTCTCCTGCCATCACCTTCGGGGGACTCCTAG GAGAGAAAACTGAGGGTCTCATGGGGGTCTCCGAGCTGATAATCTCCACCTCGGTTTTAGGAATCCTATTCTCCCTGCTTGGAGCCCAGCCACTTCTGGTCATTGGCTTCTCAGGGCCTCTGCTGGTGTTTGAAGAAGCTTTTTACAAG TTCTGCCAGACACAAGGCATTGAATATCTGACAGGCAGAGTCTGGATTGGTTTGTGGCTCATCGTCTTCATCTTTATTATCGTGGCAGCTGAGGGAAGCTTCTTGGTGCGCTACATCTCGCCCTTCACCCAGGAGATCTTTGCTTTCCTCATTTCCCTCATCTTTATCTACGAGACCTTCTACAAACTGTACAAG GTGTTTGCAGAACATCCCCTGCTGAAGGTCTACCCACCAAATGCGCAGAGTGGCCTCAATGCCAGCATGCTCTCCGCGGATGCGATGTCCCTGGGAATCAGGATGCAGCCCaacactgctctcctctccctcatcCTCATGCTGGGCACCTTCTTCATTGCCTTCTTTATGCGCAAGTTCAAGAACAGCCGTTTCTTAGGAGGAAAG GCTCGGCGGATCATCGGAGACTTCGGgatccccatctccatcctggTTATGGTGCTGGTGGATTACACCATCACTGACACATACACGCAG AAGCTGAATGTCCCCTCTGGCCTGTCGGTCACATCTCCTCACAAGCGTGGCTGGTTTATTCACCCAATGGGCAGCAGTGGGACCTTTCCAATGTGGATGATGTTTGCCTCTGCCATTCCTGCCCTCCTGGTCTTCATTCTTATCTTCATGGAGACACAGATCACGAC GCTGATTGTAAGCAAGAAGGAGAGAAAGCTGCTAAAAGGCTCTGGCTTCCATCTGGACCTGCTGCTCATTGGCACTATGGGGGGACTTTGTGCACTCTTCGGGCTGCCCTGGCTGACCGCAGCAACGGTGCGCTCCGTCACCCATGTCAATGCCCTGACAGTCATGAGCAAGGCCATTGCACCAGGAGAGAAGCCCAAGATtgaggaggtgaaggagcagcgTGTGACTGGAGTGCTCATTGCTACCCTCGTCG GTCTGTCCATTGTGATGGGGAACATGCTGCGGCAGATCCCACTAGCTGTGCTCTTCGGCATCTTCCTCTACATGGGGGTTACTTCGCTCACTGGCATCCAGCTCTACGAGCGGCTACTCCTGATCTTCATGCCATCCAAGCACCACCCTGACCACATCTATGTTGTCAAG GTGAAGACCTGGAGAATGAATCTCTTTACCTGCATTCAACTGGCCTGCATTGTGCTGCTCTGGGTGGTAAAATCTACAGTGGCATCCCTGGCCTTCCCCTTCGTCCTGATCATGACAGTGCCATTGCGACGCTTCGTGCTGCCCCGCTTCTTCCATGACAGGGAGCTCAAAGCG tTGGACTCGGAGGATGCGGAGCCAAACTTTGACGAGGACGGCCGGGATGAGTACAACGAGCTGCACATGCCTGTGTGA